A single window of Lentilitoribacter sp. Alg239-R112 DNA harbors:
- a CDS encoding type II secretion system F family protein, with amino-acid sequence MIATLTDPQFLIPLLVAVAVFATCVTLAMPFLEKSDTAARMKSVALERDEIRARERARMQSENAAKNQKVALRKENNKSAGRLVDQLNLRKALADENTTRKLHSAGYRTQNALNLFLAARVIFPIVFLILSLTYVFVLDGIPEQTTGIKIFVVIVCTYLGFYLPVIFISNQIGKRKTSIQKAWPDSLDLMLICVESGVSIEHAMKRAAQEIAEQSPELAEEFVLTTAELSYLQDRRVAFENLGRRTDLDIVQAVCQSLIQSEKYGTPVAQALRVLAQESRDMRMARAEEKAAALPPKLTVPMILFFLPVLFGVVLGPAAIQVMDRF; translated from the coding sequence ATGATTGCAACTCTTACCGACCCTCAATTCCTGATTCCGCTGCTTGTCGCGGTCGCAGTTTTTGCGACCTGTGTGACTTTGGCAATGCCGTTTCTTGAAAAAAGCGATACCGCCGCACGTATGAAATCTGTCGCATTGGAGCGAGATGAGATCCGTGCGCGCGAGCGTGCACGCATGCAATCAGAAAATGCTGCAAAGAATCAGAAGGTGGCGTTACGGAAAGAAAATAATAAGTCGGCTGGACGTCTTGTTGATCAATTAAATTTGCGTAAAGCTCTCGCAGATGAAAATACCACTAGAAAATTGCATTCAGCGGGATACAGAACCCAAAATGCTCTAAATCTTTTTCTTGCAGCTCGTGTTATTTTTCCGATTGTGTTCTTAATTCTAAGCTTAACCTACGTGTTTGTGCTTGATGGAATCCCGGAACAGACTACCGGAATAAAAATCTTTGTCGTCATAGTCTGTACTTATCTAGGTTTTTACCTGCCAGTGATATTTATAAGCAATCAAATTGGTAAGCGTAAAACGTCCATTCAAAAAGCGTGGCCGGATTCGCTCGATCTGATGTTGATTTGCGTAGAATCTGGTGTCTCTATTGAGCATGCGATGAAGCGGGCAGCACAGGAAATTGCTGAACAATCGCCAGAGCTGGCTGAAGAATTTGTTTTAACAACAGCAGAACTCTCGTATCTTCAGGATCGGCGTGTAGCGTTTGAAAATCTTGGAAGACGAACTGATCTAGATATTGTTCAAGCGGTTTGCCAATCACTTATACAGTCTGAGAAATATGGTACACCAGTTGCACAGGCTCTGCGTGTCTTGGCACAGGAAAGTAGAGATATGAGAATGGCGCGTGCTGAGGAAAAAGCTGCCGCCCTTCCACCAAAACTTACCGTGCCGATGATCTTATTCTTTTTGCCTGTACTTTTCGGTGTTGTTTTGGGCCCTGCTGCCATTCAGGTTATGGATCGCTTTTAG